From the Oncorhynchus mykiss isolate Arlee unplaced genomic scaffold, USDA_OmykA_1.1 un_scaffold_223, whole genome shotgun sequence genome, the window CTCTCTACTAAGTGTGTTTTCTCATGTGATTTCAGGTACCCTGATGACAAAAATTTCTtttcacactgggagcattgatatggcttctctccagtgtgtgttctttcATGCACTTTTAAATGCCCTGACTGTccaaaaccctttccacactgagagcagcgATGAGGCTTCTCACCTGTATGTCTTCTTTCATGATTTGTCAGCTTCCCTCtctgggtaaaactctttccgcactgggagcattggaatggcttctctcctgtgtgtattctttcatGCTCTTTCAGATGCGATGACTGGATAAATCcctttccacactgagagcattgGAAAGGCCTCTCTACTAAGTGTATTTtctcatgtgatttcaggtccCCTGATGAGAAAAAATTATTTTCACACTGTGAGCATTGAtacggcttctctccagtgtgtattcttTCATGCACTTTTAGATCACCTGACTGTccaaaaccctttccacactgggagcagtgataaggcttctcccctgtatgtgTTCTCTTATGTTGTTTCAGGTGCCCTAACCGGAtaaatctctttccacactgggaacagtggtGGGGTCTTGCTGGTTTGGATGTCACTGGGGCCGATTCCCCCGTAGGACTCTTCCTAGTGTCAGAGCGAGAGTCTGGCCTCTCTCCTGTCAAAGACAAACATAGTATTTGGTTAAAACAGAATGAATGAAACCTACACATGATAAAAATGTCTTATGTGGTTTAATCAAGTCTAGATTCCTCATTAGAAAATAAGTAGtttggatcctgaatggatcctgaatgctgattggttgatacaCATTTGCAATAATCCACTGTTAATACATGTTAAAAGTTCCATTTGAATTATCCCAAAAGATCCACTGccccacagcccagccaggccatgtataaactaatctccactgccccacagcccagccaggccatgtataaactaatctccactgtcccacagcccagccaggccatttataaactaatctccactgccccacagcccagccaggccatttataaactaatctccactgtcccacagcccagccaggccaTTTATAAACTAATCTCCACTGCCCCCAGCCAGGCCATGTataaactaatctccactgtcccacagcccagccaggtaatttataaactaatctccactgccccacagcccagccaggccatttataaactaatctccactgtcccacagcccagccaggtaatttataaactaatctccactgccccacagcccagccaggccatttataaactaatctccactgtcccacagcccagccaggtaATTTCTAAACTAATCTCCACTGGAAGAAAAACATATAAGCATACGGTCATGATTAACCCATGGCTACTAGTCTAACATTTGGTTTGGAACAGAGGGACATCATTAACCCATGGCTACTAGCCTACCATTTGGTTTGGAACAGAGGGACATCATTAACCCATGGCTACTAGCCTAACATTTGGTTTGGAACAGAGGGACATCATTAACCCATGGCTACTAGCCTAACATTTGGTTTGGAACAGAGGGACATCATTAACCCTTGGCTACTAGCCTAACATTTGGAACAGAGGGACATCATTAACCCATGGCTTCTAGCCTAACATTATTATCAATACACTATAAAGGACTGTTTCAACCCTGTGGATTATCATCAACACACTATAAAGGACTGTTTCAACCCTGTGGATTATCATCAACACACTATAAAGGACTGTTTCAACCCTGTGGATTATTATCATCAACACACTATAAAGgactgtttttttgtttgtctcaGGTAAAGACGATAACTATTCTCTGTCTTAAATGTTATAGATTATTTACGTATTAGCGTATCTAAGGTTTaattataaatgttgtttgactaAGTTTGGATAAGTTTATGAGTAATGTTTGGGGTTcattcatttgtatgcattttgatgaagGGAAAtcggtggattattgactgaagggTGCCAGCtgaactgagtttttatggatataaagaaggactttatctaacaaaatgaccatttgtgatgtatctgggaccttttggagtgccaacagaagaagatcctcaaaggtaaggcatatattatatcgctatttctgactatCGTGTCGCAACTGCCTGCTTGAAATCTGGGTTTCATGTTCTTTGTATGTGGggcgctatcctcagataatcgcatggtttgctttcgccgtaaagcctttttgtaAACTGACACCggggctggattaacaagaagttaagcattattttgatgtattacacttgtattTATATGACTGTTAAATATTTATACTTCTGTTGTTTgaattccatgtgttttttaatcgttttgatgtcttcactattattattctacaatagaaaagtcaaacatttttaaaaaaaacttgattgagtaggtgttctaaagctTTTGGCCAGTAGTGTAGAATAATATCGGCAATACAGACCACATTGAAGTGTCTGGAGTTTAGTGTGCCTGTTCTAGAGTCTTGTAAAGAGAGGGgggttgactgggacaggcaatgtaacatccataatgttttTAGGAAAAGGttttgtaaaacaagcaccttacatcagatcatcttgaaactttctctctaaagctaactttcatcaaggatttatatggtctattggtttctctctaaagctaactttcatcaaggttttatatggtcaattggtttctctcttttcattggcagaatcctttttcagtgttatgatattcattacatccatatacactactctatcttcctgtcaactaccagaactctgctggttgtcctggtaacagataccagtctatcttcctgtcaactaacagaactctgctggaacactgtaaagtccatggagaataagaacacctcctccctgctgcccactgcactgaagataggaaacactgtcaccactgataaatccaccataattgagaatttcaacaagcatttttctatggctggccatgctttccacctggctactcctaccccggtcaacagcactgcaccccccacagcaactcgcccaagccttccccatttctctttctcccaaatccagtcagctgatgttctgacagAGCGGCCAGTCTATCTTCCTTTCAACTAGCAGAACTGTGATGGTTGTcatggtaacagataccagtggacagatctatttatttgttcaaactaaactacagcacttactttgatgagtcaaatctgatcctttcttctcttctcctcctctcacagttccactcagccccgttgttttcctgcagtccaccagcagcacagacaacctcttcatacccagcagtaaggtgctaccaggagaggcACGATACagggactccgggagggaggaagggctagcgttgtcctggtaaccataaagagggaacacagacacatatcattatggatgctgatgtcactgttgtcataaagtTCTTTACATAAACCCAGCCCCcgatagagcaagctgtatgctagaccagaccaagctgtaccatcttgtgttctgatctggagagactcttctcttcctcgtcagcatcaggatgttgttgaggctccccagaggatccaggaTAGtcgtgtctctctcctgtgtgaacaatcATAGGGTCTTACAAGAGGCATTAATATCTCTGAACAGGGCCTACAATTTAATGAGAagattaacgagaagtgtatctttaaaatggtggataatacttgtatgtttgaggaattttaataatgagatttctgttgtttgaatttggcgccctgcaatcgCTAGCATCCAgaacgatcccagagaggttaaggacTGTTTCAACCCTGTGGATTATCATCAACACACTATAAAGGACTGTTTCAACCCTGTGGATTATCATCAACACACTATAAAGGACTGtttcaactagaggtcgaccgattatgattttaacggcaataccgatttattggaggaccaaaaaagaccgagtgacgtttgaaacactattagctcACACCCAGCTAACCATTTCACAATAATCTACAGGGTTGAGTTTTTTCAATTCAATAACGCCATAGAGATTTCAATCGGATCGGCCTGTCTAACCTTATAGGCCTAACTCAAATACTACGGACCTAATAAACGCCATAGAGATTTCAATCGGATCGGCCTGTCTAACCTTATAGGCCTAACTCAAATACTACGGACCTAATAAACGCCATAGAGATTTCAATCGGATCGGCCTGTCTAACCTTATAGGCCTAACTCAAATACTACGGACCTAATAAACGCCATAGAGATTTCAATCGGATCGGTCTGTCTAACCTTATAGGCCTAACTCAAATACTACGGACCTAATAAACGCCAGAGATTTCAATCGGATCGGTCTGTCTAACCTTATAGGCCTAACTCATACTACGGACCTAATAAACGCCAGAGATTTCAATCGGATCGGTCTGTCTAACCTTATAGGCCTAACTCAAATACTACGGACCTAATAACGCCAGATTTCAATCGGATCGGTCTGTCTAACCTTATAGGCCTAACTCAAATACTACGGACATAAGACATTTTCTCCAATCTGGGCGTTTCCTTCTCTCCCTATAGCGATGCTGTTTTTCAATGTTAACGTTTTGTTGATGGCCCTCTGTCTTTGTAGCTTTAACAATTCCTACAATACAGAATCAattattcaagtgtagaacttcagtacaATACCCcttaaaaaacattattttttaaacaactgcagagtttgtgccactgtttttaagacagtactcactggtgttaatcagatctccagtctcctcctcctctttcaccgtGACAGTCATATCTTCcttttcttcctcctctttcactctaaaaacgtcctcttcctccttcaccaaCACAGCTTCTTCCTCCCCTTTCCATGTGacagtcatctccccctcctcttcctccttcactaAGACAGCTTCTTCCTCCCCTTTCACTGTGacagtcatctccccctcctccttcactaACACAGCTTCTTCCTCCCCTTTCACTGTGacagtcatctccccctcctcttcctccttcactaACACAGCTTCTTCCTCCCCTTTCCCTGTGACAGTCATCTCCGGATCCTCGCCTTTCACGGTGatatcatcctcctcttcctctttcatgATAATGTTCAGCCCCAGAGCCTCTTTTTCCGACCAGCAGACCTCTTCTTTAATAGGGGTCGAGTAGCTTATTGAGCTCATGGTGGTGGatgttagttggctagctagttaattAGCATTAGCGACTAACGTAGTGCTAGGCTATCTTAACACGTTAGCTAACAACATATTTTTGACATT encodes:
- the LOC118948166 gene encoding zinc finger protein 2-like, encoding MSSISYSTPIKEEVCWSEKEALGLNIIMKEEEEDDITVKGEDPEMTVTGKGEEEAVLVKEEEEGEMTVTVKGEEEAVLVKEEGEMTVTVKGEEEAVLVKEEEEGEMTVTWKGEEEAVLALFRDINASCGTVRGGEEKKGSDLTHQRERPDSRSDTRKSPTGESAPVTSKPARPHHCSQCGKRFIRLGHLKQHKRTHTGEKPYHCSQCGKGFGQSGDLKVHERIHTGEKPYQCSQCENNFFSSGDLKSHEKIHLVERPFQCSQCGKGFIQSSHLKEHERIHTGEKPFQCSQCGKSFTQRGKLTNHERRHTGEKPHRCSQCGKGFGQSGHLKVHERTHTGEKPYQCSQCEKKFLSSGYLKSHEKTHLVERPFQCSQCGKGFIQSSHLKDHERIHTGEKPFQCSQCGKSFTQRGKLKDHERTHTGEKPHHCSQCGKSFGQSGHLKVHERTHTGEKPYQCSKCEKKCFSSGDLKSHERTHLVERPFQCSQCGKGYIHSWHLKEHMRIHTRTTIPVLCVERGLTG